CCGACCCGCCCCACCGTCGACCCCTTGACGGCACCCCAGTAGTTAATATGCATGGCCGGCCCTCGGATCGACCCGTACCAGGGCGTAATCGGCCAGGGCGTTGGCCGCCAGCACGGAAACGGTGATCAAAAGGAAGAGCCCCTGCAGCAGCGGGTAGTCGCGCATGGCCAGGGCGTCCTGCAGCAGGCCGCCGATGCCGGGATAGGCAAAGACGACCTCGACGAAGACCGCCCCCGTCACCAGCCGCCCCACCCGCACCCCCAGGCGCGCCGTGACCGGGCCCAGGGCGGCGCGGCCGGCGTGGCGGTAGCGCACCACCCGGTCAGTGAGCCCCTTCGCCCGCGCCGTCAGAACGTAGCGCTCACCCAGGACGGTCACCATGCTGCCGCGGGTGAGGAGAAAGAGGTCGGTCAGGTTGGTCAGCGTCAGCACCGCCAGCGGCAGGGCCAGGTGGCGGGCCGCGTCCAGGGCCAGCGCCCAGCCGGTATACCCGGCGTAGGGCGTCAACGCCCCGGACAGCGGGAACCAGTGCAACAGCACCCCGAAGAGGAGCAGGAAGAGGATCCCCAGGAAGAAGTCGGGCAAACCGTTCACCAGGCCGAGCAGCCACAAAAGGCCCCTGTCCCCCGCCTTGTCCCGCCGCCAGCCGGATTCGATGCCGAGCCACATCCCCAGGAGCGACGAGAGAAGGAAGGCGCTCCCGGCCAGCAGCAGCGTCCAGGGCAGCGCCCCGCCGATGACCTCGGGCACCGGGCAGCCGTAGTAGTAAGACTGTCCCAGGTCCCCCCGCGCCAGGCGCCCCAGGTAGAACAGGAACTGCTCCGCCAGGGGGCGGTCCAGGCCATAGCGGCGTTCCAGGGCGGCATAGGCCTCGGGGGTCATCTCAACGAGCATCTCGCCACCGTAGATGGCCTGCAGCGGGTCGCCCGGCATCAGCCGGGGCAGGGCGAAATTAACGGCCACGATCAAGACCAGGGCCACCAGGTAACTCGGCCAGCGGCTGGGCACGACCGCCCGTCACCTCACTTGACGAAAGACATCTTGTTCAGCGGGACGGGCACGCCCGAGGCCACGCCACCGCGCGTGTAGAACAGCGGCACCGTTCCGTCATGCGCCCAGTACCGGTCCGGGTAGTACAGCGTCAGGGCCGGGACGTCCCGCGCGTACAGCTCCTGCGCCTTCTGCACCAGGGCCTTGCGCTGCGCCTCGTCCGTCGCCCGCACCTGGGCCTTGAGCGCCTGCCCCAGCCCGGGGTCGGCGTCAAAGCGGGCGCTGTTGAAGCCCTTGCCCAACACGGCGCGGTTGAACTGCACGGGGTCCCCCCCGAGGCCGCCGTGCCCGCTGACGGCCAGGTCAAAGTCCCACTTCAGAACCCGGTCGTCCACCGTCTTACTCTCCAGGCAGACCAGGTCCACCCCGACGCCGACCTGTGCCAACTGCCGCTTTATTAGTTCCGCATCGCGGGTCTGGTCCGCGCGGCAGAGCAGCTCCACTTCCAGCGGCCGGCCGTCGCGCGCGTAGAAGCCGTCCGGCCCCTTACGGTAGCCCAGGGACTCCAGCAGCGCCGCGGCCTTCTCCGGGCTGTGCCCGTACTGCTCCGCACCGGGGGCGTACCACTCGCTGTCCGGCGGGATGAAGCCCGGGTTGCCGACCATGGCCTGGCCGCGCTGGGCGACTTCCACGATCTCCTGCCGGTCAATGGCGTAGGCCAGCGCCTGGCGGAACTCCCGCGCGCCGAAGGGCTCCTTCCGGTGGTTGATCATCAGCTTGGCGTTCCAGTAATAGGGGCTCTTAATAACCGTGAAACCCGCCTCGGCCAGCACATCCCGGTTCTCCGGCGGGATGGAGCCGGCGTTGATCTCCTTGCGCTGGAGAGCAGCGGCCGTCATCCCCTCGTCCATCTTCACGAAGCGGAGTTCCTTCACCGTCACCTTGCCCCCATAGTAGTCCTCGTTGGCGAGATAACGGTACGTGCCCTGCGCCTTATTGTAGTCGCCGTATTCGAAGGGGCCCGTACCCACCAGCGCCGCCGGCTCCCGGAAGGCCGCCGGGTCCTCGACCCCGCTCCAGATGTGCTTCGGGATGATGGGCAGCGTGCCGGCGATGTTGTCCAGGAAGGGAGCGTAAGGCGCGTCCAGGGTCACGACCAGCGTTTGCTTGTCGGGAGCTTCCGCCTTCTGCACCGGCGTCAGGTCCGTAAAGGCGTATGTGTGCTCCCTCGCATAGTTGAACGTGAACGCCGCGTCGGCGGCCGTGCAGGGACGACCGTCGTGCCAACGCACCCCGTCGCGCAGCTTAAAGGTCCAGACCCGGCCGCTCCCGTCGCAGGACCAGCTCTCGGCCAGGGCGGGGACGAAGCCCTTATCGTCCTTCCAAACCAGGGTGTCGAAGAGCAGGCTCATCCGGATGTAGCCGGGGCCGCGCTCGTAGTGGGCGAAGGGGCTCGGGAAGCCCCAGTCGCCGGTGTCGTCGGCGATGGTGTACACCGCGGGCGCCGTCCGCGCCCCTTGGCCCAGGCCGGGCTGCTGCGCAC
Above is a genomic segment from Thermoanaerobacterales bacterium containing:
- a CDS encoding ABC transporter substrate-binding protein — translated: MPQRWMKIVTPVLVLALAAALTVGCGGNGAQQPGLGQGARTAPAVYTIADDTGDWGFPSPFAHYERGPGYIRMSLLFDTLVWKDDKGFVPALAESWSCDGSGRVWTFKLRDGVRWHDGRPCTAADAAFTFNYAREHTYAFTDLTPVQKAEAPDKQTLVVTLDAPYAPFLDNIAGTLPIIPKHIWSGVEDPAAFREPAALVGTGPFEYGDYNKAQGTYRYLANEDYYGGKVTVKELRFVKMDEGMTAAALQRKEINAGSIPPENRDVLAEAGFTVIKSPYYWNAKLMINHRKEPFGAREFRQALAYAIDRQEIVEVAQRGQAMVGNPGFIPPDSEWYAPGAEQYGHSPEKAAALLESLGYRKGPDGFYARDGRPLEVELLCRADQTRDAELIKRQLAQVGVGVDLVCLESKTVDDRVLKWDFDLAVSGHGGLGGDPVQFNRAVLGKGFNSARFDADPGLGQALKAQVRATDEAQRKALVQKAQELYARDVPALTLYYPDRYWAHDGTVPLFYTRGGVASGVPVPLNKMSFVK
- a CDS encoding ABC transporter permease — encoded protein: MPSRWPSYLVALVLIVAVNFALPRLMPGDPLQAIYGGEMLVEMTPEAYAALERRYGLDRPLAEQFLFYLGRLARGDLGQSYYYGCPVPEVIGGALPWTLLLAGSAFLLSSLLGMWLGIESGWRRDKAGDRGLLWLLGLVNGLPDFFLGILFLLLFGVLLHWFPLSGALTPYAGYTGWALALDAARHLALPLAVLTLTNLTDLFLLTRGSMVTVLGERYVLTARAKGLTDRVVRYRHAGRAALGPVTARLGVRVGRLVTGAVFVEVVFAYPGIGGLLQDALAMRDYPLLQGLFLLITVSVLAANALADYALVRVDPRAGHAY